A window of the Gasterosteus aculeatus chromosome 21, fGasAcu3.hap1.1, whole genome shotgun sequence genome harbors these coding sequences:
- the LOC144390272 gene encoding protein NLRC3-like isoform X1, with translation MNQAEDPEDGVPPSEAPLCGEHDSQTKAQRIHQRPGPGPGPSCVSMKSNRSMEPPLVFKDVGPSVDASSHQQRGKSPEPRCLSMKSDRSKGHMINFKDGRRSNDTEIHQRPGPGAGPDPEPGLQSGPEPRCVSMKSDRSKDAVINFKDGRRSYDPEEDQESSEVPTGPSAQQHQTHLDSIFMLLEENILTFVKNELKKIQKFMSSDYPECLEKEDEEVLDEEQRMSREAFLKISVHFLRRMKQEELAERLQSRLLAAVCQRELKSNLKKKIQCVFEGIAKAGNPTLLKEIYTELYITEGGTAEVNEEHEVRQIETASRKPARPETTIRQEDLLKASAGGEEPIRTVMTKGVAGIGKTVLTQKFTLDWAEDKDHQDIQFTFPFTFRELNVLREKKYSLVGLVHHFFSKTRAAGICRFEEFQVVFIFDGLDECRLPLDFHNNEILTDVTESASVDVLLTNLIRGKLLPSARLWITTRPAAAKQIPPECVGMVTEVRGFTDPQKEEYFRKRFRDEKQARSIISHIKTSRSLHIMCHIPVFCWITATVLEEVLKTIKRGKLPKTLTEMYIHFLVVQSKVKKVKYDGGAETDPHWSPESRKMIESLGKLAFDQLQKGNLIFYESDLTECGIDIRAASVYSGVFTQIFRKERGLYQDMVFCFVHLSVQEFLAALHVHLTFFSSGVNLLSEEQTTCLWSKVFRDKPKPKCLYQSAVDEALQSPNGHLDLFLRFLLGLSLETNQTLLRGLLTQTGSHSQTNQETVQYIKKKISEDVSPEKSINLFHCLNELNDGSLVEEIQQSLRSGLLSTEELSPSQWSALVFILLSSEDLEVFDLKKYSASEEALLRLLPVVKASNKVLLSDCNLSERSCDALSSVLSSQSSSLRELDLSNNHLQDLGVKLLSAGLKSRYCELETLRLSGCLITEEGCASLASALSSNPSYLRELDLSYNHPGDSGVKLLSAGLEDPHWRLETLRYEEAAATDHQSGRGGRAGNLFSVPLSAWLIRP, from the exons atgaatcaggctgaggacccagaggacggagtccctccctctgaagcccctctgtgtggggaacatgacagccagaccaaagctcagag gatccatcagagacctggacctggacctggacccagctgtgtgtccatgaagagtaaccggtctatggagcCTCCTCTAGtcttcaaagacgttggtccctctgttgatgcaag ttcacatcagcagagaggaaagtctcctgaacccagatgtttgtccatgaagagtgatcggtcaaAAGGTCATAtgattaacttcaaagatggacgccgttctaatgacacaga gatccatcagagaccaggacctggagctggacctgatcctgaACCTGGTCTGCAATCTggacctgaacccagatgtgtgtccatgaagagtgatcggtctaaagaTGCTGtgattaacttcaaagatggacgccgttcttatgacccaga agaggaccaggagagctcagaggttcccacaggtccgtctgcccagcagcatcaaacacacctggactccatcttcatg ctgctggaggagaacatcctcacttttgtgaagaacgagctgaagaagatccagaagtttatgagttcagattacccagaatgcttagagaaagaggatgaggaggtgctggatgaagagcagaggatgagcagagaggcctttttgaagatctcagtgcacttcctgaggagaatgaagcaggaggagctggctgagcgtctgcagagca gacttcttgctgcagtttgtcagcgtgaactcaaatccaacctgaagaagaagatccagtgtgtgtttgaggggatcgctaaagcaggaaacccaacccttctgaaagagatctacacagagctctacatcacagagggagggactgcagaggtcaatgaagaacatgaggtcagacagattgaaacagcatccaggaaaccagccagaccagaaacaaccatcagacaagaagacctcctcaaagcctcagctggaggagaggaaccaatcagaacagtgatgactaagggagtggctggcattgggaaaacagtcttaacacagaagttcactctggactgggctgaagacaaagaccaccaggacatacagttcacatttccattcaccttcagagagctgaatgtgctgagagagaagaagtacagcttggtgggacttgttcatcacttcttcagtaaaaccagagcagcaggaatctgcaggtttgaagagttccaggttgtgttcatctttgacggtctggatgagtgtcgacttcctctggacttccacaacaatgagatcctgactgatgtcacagagtcggcctcagtggatgtgctcctcacaaacctcatcagggggaagctgcttccctctgctcgcctctggataaccacacgacctgcagcagccaaacagatccctcctgagtgtgttggcatggtgacagaggtcagagggttcactgacccccagaaggaggagtacttcaggaagaggttcagagacgAGAAGCAGGCCAGAagcatcatctctcacatcaagacctcacgaagcctccacatcatgtgccacatcccagtcttctgctggatcactgctacagttctggaggaggtgttgaagaccataaagagaggaaagctgcccaagaccctgactgagatgtacatccacttcctggtggttcagtccaaagtgaagaaggtcaagtacgatggaggagctgagacggatccacactggagtccagagagcaggaagatgatcgagtctctgggaaaactggcctttgatcagctgcagaaaggcaacctgatcttctatgaatccgacctgacagagtgtggcatcgatatcagagcagcctcagtgtactcaggagtgttcactcagatcttcagaaaggagagaggactgtaccaggacatggtgttctgcttcgtccatctgagtgttcaggagtttctggctgctcttcatgtccatctgaccttcttcagctctggtgtcaatctgctgtcagaagaacaaactacCTGCCTGtggtctaaagtctttagagacaaacctaaaccaaagtgtctctaccagagtgctgtggacgaggccttacagagtcctaatggacacctggacttgttcctccgcttcctcctgggtctttccctggagaccaatcagactctcctgcgaggtctgctgacacagacaggaagtcattcacagaccaatcaggagacagtccagtacatcaagaagaagatcagtgaagatgtgtctccagagaaaagcatcaatctgttccactgtctgaatgaactgaatgatggatctctagtggaggagatccaacagtcccttagatcaggacttCTCTCCACAGAGGAACTGTCTCcttctcagtggtcagctctggtcttcatcttactgtcatcagaagatctagaggtgtttgacctgaagaaatactctgcttcagaggaggctcttctgaggcttctgccagtggtcaaagcctccaacaaagttct actgagtgactgtaacctctcagagagaagctgtgacgctctgtcctcagtcctcagctcccagtcctctagtctgagagagctggatctgagtaacaaccacctgcaggatttaggagtgaagctgctgtctgctggattgaagagtcgatactgtgaactggagactctcag gctgtcaggctgtctgatcacagaggaaggctgtgcttctctggcctcagctctgagctccaacccctcctatctgagagagctggacctgagctacaatcatccaggagactcaggagtgaagctgctgtctgctggactggaggaccctcactggagactggagactctcaggtatgaagaggctgcagccacagaccatcagtctggtagaggaggtagagctggaaaccttttctctgtcccactgtcagcctggttaataagaccctga
- the LOC144390272 gene encoding protein NLRC3-like isoform X2 — MNQAEDPEDGVPPSEAPLCGEHDSQTKAQRIHQRPGPGPGPSCVSMKSNRSMEPPLVFKDVGPSVDASSHQQRGKSPEPRCLSMKSDRSKGHMINFKDGRRSNDTEEDQESSEVPTGPSAQQHQTHLDSIFMLLEENILTFVKNELKKIQKFMSSDYPECLEKEDEEVLDEEQRMSREAFLKISVHFLRRMKQEELAERLQSRLLAAVCQRELKSNLKKKIQCVFEGIAKAGNPTLLKEIYTELYITEGGTAEVNEEHEVRQIETASRKPARPETTIRQEDLLKASAGGEEPIRTVMTKGVAGIGKTVLTQKFTLDWAEDKDHQDIQFTFPFTFRELNVLREKKYSLVGLVHHFFSKTRAAGICRFEEFQVVFIFDGLDECRLPLDFHNNEILTDVTESASVDVLLTNLIRGKLLPSARLWITTRPAAAKQIPPECVGMVTEVRGFTDPQKEEYFRKRFRDEKQARSIISHIKTSRSLHIMCHIPVFCWITATVLEEVLKTIKRGKLPKTLTEMYIHFLVVQSKVKKVKYDGGAETDPHWSPESRKMIESLGKLAFDQLQKGNLIFYESDLTECGIDIRAASVYSGVFTQIFRKERGLYQDMVFCFVHLSVQEFLAALHVHLTFFSSGVNLLSEEQTTCLWSKVFRDKPKPKCLYQSAVDEALQSPNGHLDLFLRFLLGLSLETNQTLLRGLLTQTGSHSQTNQETVQYIKKKISEDVSPEKSINLFHCLNELNDGSLVEEIQQSLRSGLLSTEELSPSQWSALVFILLSSEDLEVFDLKKYSASEEALLRLLPVVKASNKVLLSDCNLSERSCDALSSVLSSQSSSLRELDLSNNHLQDLGVKLLSAGLKSRYCELETLRLSGCLITEEGCASLASALSSNPSYLRELDLSYNHPGDSGVKLLSAGLEDPHWRLETLRYEEAAATDHQSGRGGRAGNLFSVPLSAWLIRP; from the exons atgaatcaggctgaggacccagaggacggagtccctccctctgaagcccctctgtgtggggaacatgacagccagaccaaagctcagag gatccatcagagacctggacctggacctggacccagctgtgtgtccatgaagagtaaccggtctatggagcCTCCTCTAGtcttcaaagacgttggtccctctgttgatgcaag ttcacatcagcagagaggaaagtctcctgaacccagatgtttgtccatgaagagtgatcggtcaaAAGGTCATAtgattaacttcaaagatggacgccgttctaatgacacaga agaggaccaggagagctcagaggttcccacaggtccgtctgcccagcagcatcaaacacacctggactccatcttcatg ctgctggaggagaacatcctcacttttgtgaagaacgagctgaagaagatccagaagtttatgagttcagattacccagaatgcttagagaaagaggatgaggaggtgctggatgaagagcagaggatgagcagagaggcctttttgaagatctcagtgcacttcctgaggagaatgaagcaggaggagctggctgagcgtctgcagagca gacttcttgctgcagtttgtcagcgtgaactcaaatccaacctgaagaagaagatccagtgtgtgtttgaggggatcgctaaagcaggaaacccaacccttctgaaagagatctacacagagctctacatcacagagggagggactgcagaggtcaatgaagaacatgaggtcagacagattgaaacagcatccaggaaaccagccagaccagaaacaaccatcagacaagaagacctcctcaaagcctcagctggaggagaggaaccaatcagaacagtgatgactaagggagtggctggcattgggaaaacagtcttaacacagaagttcactctggactgggctgaagacaaagaccaccaggacatacagttcacatttccattcaccttcagagagctgaatgtgctgagagagaagaagtacagcttggtgggacttgttcatcacttcttcagtaaaaccagagcagcaggaatctgcaggtttgaagagttccaggttgtgttcatctttgacggtctggatgagtgtcgacttcctctggacttccacaacaatgagatcctgactgatgtcacagagtcggcctcagtggatgtgctcctcacaaacctcatcagggggaagctgcttccctctgctcgcctctggataaccacacgacctgcagcagccaaacagatccctcctgagtgtgttggcatggtgacagaggtcagagggttcactgacccccagaaggaggagtacttcaggaagaggttcagagacgAGAAGCAGGCCAGAagcatcatctctcacatcaagacctcacgaagcctccacatcatgtgccacatcccagtcttctgctggatcactgctacagttctggaggaggtgttgaagaccataaagagaggaaagctgcccaagaccctgactgagatgtacatccacttcctggtggttcagtccaaagtgaagaaggtcaagtacgatggaggagctgagacggatccacactggagtccagagagcaggaagatgatcgagtctctgggaaaactggcctttgatcagctgcagaaaggcaacctgatcttctatgaatccgacctgacagagtgtggcatcgatatcagagcagcctcagtgtactcaggagtgttcactcagatcttcagaaaggagagaggactgtaccaggacatggtgttctgcttcgtccatctgagtgttcaggagtttctggctgctcttcatgtccatctgaccttcttcagctctggtgtcaatctgctgtcagaagaacaaactacCTGCCTGtggtctaaagtctttagagacaaacctaaaccaaagtgtctctaccagagtgctgtggacgaggccttacagagtcctaatggacacctggacttgttcctccgcttcctcctgggtctttccctggagaccaatcagactctcctgcgaggtctgctgacacagacaggaagtcattcacagaccaatcaggagacagtccagtacatcaagaagaagatcagtgaagatgtgtctccagagaaaagcatcaatctgttccactgtctgaatgaactgaatgatggatctctagtggaggagatccaacagtcccttagatcaggacttCTCTCCACAGAGGAACTGTCTCcttctcagtggtcagctctggtcttcatcttactgtcatcagaagatctagaggtgtttgacctgaagaaatactctgcttcagaggaggctcttctgaggcttctgccagtggtcaaagcctccaacaaagttct actgagtgactgtaacctctcagagagaagctgtgacgctctgtcctcagtcctcagctcccagtcctctagtctgagagagctggatctgagtaacaaccacctgcaggatttaggagtgaagctgctgtctgctggattgaagagtcgatactgtgaactggagactctcag gctgtcaggctgtctgatcacagaggaaggctgtgcttctctggcctcagctctgagctccaacccctcctatctgagagagctggacctgagctacaatcatccaggagactcaggagtgaagctgctgtctgctggactggaggaccctcactggagactggagactctcaggtatgaagaggctgcagccacagaccatcagtctggtagaggaggtagagctggaaaccttttctctgtcccactgtcagcctggttaataagaccctga